A genomic stretch from uncultured Cohaesibacter sp. includes:
- a CDS encoding M23 family metallopeptidase: protein MSTTSLPQAPYQKAPQKRLQASERLSSKISLGQMPALLSPSARLNPPDRRTLNIRWLVGTVLTGCTSVFLMGGALVAGIQSQDKMTEQAFYQQTEQGRELAPGELITAGTKGNRLSRSIRPVSHRREIQVSTISTLGDEDLVTTKPFMLISASLETKKSLNVSFPAFDPVRIFSSSSEKKPQTSNLQDDQLYSANVEGEMRLRSEPLNLVSKYKLDAGRPSNFEIRRLVDQSALFLSADNNQTEPAFGVIDPARFEFPATSVDAMAPSYIRIVPENMSSITKTELNGQGTETEEKIVVAVQGDTVRNLLLENEATEEEAADLSELFAKKAGIEELSNNQRMRIVYQLVHDGIRERKPLRISLYLGEEHQITVARSDQGTFQVADEPVESTLSLSAAAENLTNLQSGPRLSVYDSVYQTALNNGIAPEMIDEMIKILSFDVDFNAKVKPGDSLQLFHSVPADGDAEKAEIMFIEIQLNGETKRYYRYRTQDDGIVDYYDENGRSAKKFLMRKPVPGAKFRSPFGWRRHPILKIMRLHKGVDWSAPRGTPILASGNGRLITRKWSSGYGKFIQIQHTNGYATGYAHMTRFEPGLEVGDYVHQGQIIGYVGSTGLSTGPHLHYEVTVNGRHVDPMRIRLPRGRTLSGDMLASFSQERERINDLLGKPSDIQVAQNDTD from the coding sequence ATGAGCACAACAAGTTTGCCACAGGCGCCTTATCAAAAAGCACCACAAAAGAGACTGCAAGCTTCAGAGCGCCTCAGCAGCAAAATTAGCCTCGGACAGATGCCTGCGCTCCTGTCTCCATCAGCACGCCTCAATCCACCTGATCGCCGCACCTTGAATATCCGCTGGCTCGTAGGAACCGTACTGACCGGCTGCACCTCAGTCTTTCTGATGGGAGGCGCCCTTGTCGCTGGTATTCAAAGTCAGGACAAGATGACAGAGCAGGCCTTCTACCAGCAGACTGAGCAGGGGCGCGAATTGGCTCCCGGCGAGTTGATCACGGCGGGAACCAAAGGCAATCGCTTGTCGCGCTCGATTCGCCCAGTCTCCCACCGGCGCGAAATTCAGGTCAGCACGATCTCGACCCTTGGCGACGAGGATCTGGTTACCACAAAGCCATTCATGCTTATTTCGGCTTCTCTTGAAACCAAGAAAAGTCTGAATGTGAGTTTTCCGGCGTTTGATCCGGTCCGGATTTTCTCTTCTTCATCGGAAAAGAAGCCACAAACATCAAACCTGCAAGACGATCAGCTTTATTCTGCCAATGTTGAAGGTGAAATGCGCCTTCGAAGCGAACCCCTCAATCTGGTAAGCAAATACAAGCTGGACGCGGGGCGCCCGAGCAATTTCGAGATCAGGCGCCTCGTTGATCAATCGGCCCTGTTCCTTTCAGCTGACAATAACCAGACAGAACCCGCTTTTGGCGTTATCGACCCGGCACGTTTCGAGTTTCCCGCCACATCCGTCGATGCGATGGCTCCCTCCTATATTCGGATAGTACCGGAAAATATGAGTTCCATCACCAAGACGGAACTGAATGGGCAGGGAACCGAAACAGAGGAAAAGATTGTTGTTGCCGTGCAAGGCGACACAGTGCGCAATCTGCTGCTTGAAAATGAAGCCACCGAAGAAGAAGCCGCCGATCTCTCGGAATTGTTTGCAAAAAAGGCTGGTATCGAAGAGCTTTCCAACAATCAGCGCATGCGCATTGTCTACCAGTTGGTCCATGACGGTATCCGCGAGCGGAAGCCCCTGCGCATCAGCCTCTATCTAGGCGAAGAACATCAGATCACGGTCGCACGCTCGGATCAGGGCACGTTTCAGGTTGCTGATGAGCCAGTGGAAAGCACACTGTCTCTTTCTGCTGCCGCAGAAAACCTGACCAATCTCCAGAGCGGACCACGCCTGTCGGTTTATGATTCGGTTTATCAGACGGCGCTTAACAATGGCATCGCTCCGGAAATGATCGACGAAATGATCAAGATTCTTTCCTTTGATGTCGACTTCAATGCGAAGGTGAAACCGGGCGACTCGCTGCAGCTCTTCCATTCCGTACCGGCAGATGGAGATGCGGAAAAAGCCGAGATCATGTTCATTGAGATTCAGCTCAATGGCGAAACCAAACGCTATTATCGCTACCGGACCCAAGACGATGGCATCGTTGACTATTATGACGAGAATGGCCGCAGTGCCAAGAAGTTCCTGATGCGCAAGCCGGTGCCGGGTGCCAAATTCCGCTCGCCCTTCGGATGGCGCCGTCATCCGATTCTCAAGATCATGCGCCTGCACAAGGGTGTTGACTGGTCTGCACCGCGTGGAACGCCAATTCTTGCTTCTGGCAACGGTCGCCTGATCACACGCAAATGGTCCAGCGGCTACGGCAAATTCATCCAGATCCAGCATACCAACGGCTATGCGACCGGCTATGCGCACATGACACGCTTCGAGCCAGGTCTGGAAGTTGGGGACTATGTCCACCAAGGGCAGATCATCGGCTATGTCGGCTCCACTGGCCTTTCAACCGGCCCGCACCTGCACTATGAGGTCACGGTGAATGGGCGTCATGTGGATCCGATGCGCATTCGCCTGCCGCGTGGACGCACCCTGAGCGGTGACATGCTCGCAAGCTTCTCGCAGGAACGGGAACGCATCAACGATCTTCTGGGCAAACCAAGTGACATACAAGTCGCCCAGAACGATACGGACTAA